A genome region from Triticum aestivum cultivar Chinese Spring chromosome 2B, IWGSC CS RefSeq v2.1, whole genome shotgun sequence includes the following:
- the LOC123045942 gene encoding gamma-tubulin complex component 2 isoform X2 yields MDPAPATPRWNLERPYLTGRFHQEAKVSAPSQAPGSKSFSLDSFSRGAGGGAGSVLGSYAVSVQELLVIDDLLSALVGIEGRYISIKRVRGKEGYVVFQIDSSMDLALQELTRRIFPLCEDFVLASQFVESRSHFKNGLVNHALAAALRAFLLDYQAMVAQLEHQFRLGRLSVQGLWFFCQRMMSSLNALAVLIEKAMSNNTSGSATLNLLHSQAKAMAGDSAVRSLLEKMTDCASAAYLRMLERWVYEGVIDDPYGEFFIAENKSLQKESLTQDYDAKYWQQRYSLKDGIPSFLNNVAATILTTGKYLNVMRECGHNVQVSLSENSKLTSFGSNHQYLECIKSAYDFASGELLTLVKDKYDLIGKLRSLKRYLLLDQGDFLVHFMDIAREELTKKPEDISVEKLQSLVDIALRSTAAASDPSHEDLTCCVERSSLLKKLTTLKDLDCAYSSDKLAAADVDQPMTLNITGLETFCLGYKIPWPLSLVISRKALTKYQLIFRLLFHCKHVSRQLCQAWQIQQGFRSVKILGTPILRSSILCRSMLKFVNSFLHYLTFEVLEPNWHSMHGRLQTARSIDEVIQIHDFFLQKCLKECLLLLPELLMKVEKLKALCLQYATSIQLLIPSIEVAAPESKSKSLSSRARAKRSQDRDEQLKLASENAVMSHSILKFESEFNAELQSLVPTLSKSSQAEPYLTHLAQCILGVGIDQ; encoded by the exons ATGGATCCCGCTCCGGCGACCCCTCGCTGGAACCTGGAGCGCCCCTACCTCACCGGACGCTTCCACCAG GAGGCGAAGGTGTCCGCGCCGTCGCAGGCGCCCGGATCCAAGTCTTTCTCTCTCGACTCCTTCAG CCGCGGAGCTGGCGGCGGCGCTGGGAGTGTCCTCGGATCGTACGCTGTTTCTGTGCAG GAGCTTTTAGTTATTGATGATTTGCTATCAGCTCTGGTGGGTATTGAGGGAAGATACATTTCAATTAAGAGAGTACGCGGAAAGGAGGGATATGTTGTCTTCCAGATTGATTCTTCAATGGACCTTGCACTCCAG GAGTTGACTCGCCGAATTTTCCCCTTATGTGAAGATTTCGTGCTAGCAAGCCAGTTTGTGGAGTCCAGGTCACATTTCAAAAATGGTTTGGTCAACCATGCTCTAGCGGCAGCTCTAAGGGCATTCCTCCTG gattatcaggcaatggttgcTCAACTGGAGCATCAATTCCGTCTTGGAAGGCTCTCTGTTCAAGGATTATGGTTCTTTTGTCAG CGGATGATGAGTTCATTGAATGCACTGGCTGTTCTAATAGAGAAGGCTATGTCCAATAATACTAGCGGTTCAGCGACACTTAATCTACTTCATAGTCAG GCAAAGGCGATGGCTGGCGATAGTGCTGTTCGGTCATTACTGGAGAAGATGACTGATTGTGCAAGTGCAGCATACCTCAGGATGTTGGAAAG ATGGGTATATGAGGGTGTCATAGATGACCCTTATGGTGAATTCTTCATTGCTGAAAACAAATCTCTGCAGAAG GAGAGTCTCACTCAAGATTATGATGCTAAATATTGGCAGCAACGGTACAGCCTAAAAGATGGCATCCCTAGTTTTCTCAATAATGTTGCTGCCACCATTCTGACAACAGGAAAGTATCTTAATGTTATGAGAGAATGTGGGCACAACGTTCAG GTTTCCCTGTCAGAAAACTCTAAGCTGACAAGCTTTGGTTCAAACCACCAATATCTTGAGTGCATCAAATCTGCTTATGATTTTGCAAGTGGTGAGCTCTTGACTCTAGTGAAAGATAAG TATGATCTCATTGGGAAACTGCGATCATTGAAGCGCTATCTACTTCTTGACCAA GGTGATTTTTTGGTTCATTTTATGGATATTGCCCGAGAGGAGCTTACAAAGAAACCAGAAGATATATCCGTTGAAAAACTTCAG TCTCTTGTTGACATCGCCTTGCGAAGTACAGCAGCTGCTTCCGATCCAAGTCATGAAGATTTGACTTGTTGCGTT GAAAGAAGTTCCCTGCTTAAAAAACTGACAACCCTGAAAGACTTGGACTGTGCGTACTCTTCAGACAAGCTTGCTGCAGCTGATGTTGATCAGCCCATGACATTAAACATAACTGGCTTGGAAACGTTCTGCCTTGGCTACAAG ATTCCATGGCCACTATCTCTTGTAATTTCGAGGAAGGCTTTAACAAAGTATCAATTGATCTTTCGTCTATTGTTTCACTGCAAACATGTTAGTCGCCAATTGTGTCAAGCGTGGCAGATCCAACAA GGTTTCCGGTCTGTCAAGATTCTTGGAACACCAATTCTGCGGTCATCGATTCTTTGTCGCAGCATGCTCAAGTTTGTAAACAGCTTTCTACATTATCTAACTTTTGAG GTTCTTGAACCAAACTGGCATTCAATGCATGGCCGCCTTCAAACTGCAAGGAGCATCGATGAG GTCATCCAGATACACGATTTCTTCCTCCAGAAGTGTCTAAAAGAATGCTTGCTGTTGTTGCCTGAGCTCCTCATG AAAGTTGAGAAGCTGAAAGCATTATGTCTTCAATACGCGACTTCCATCCAGCTCTTGATACCGTCCATCGAGGTGGCTGCTCCTGAGAGCAAATCGAAATCCTTGTCATCGAGAGCAAGAGCCAAGAGATCACAGGACAGAGACGAGCAACTGAAACTAGCATCCGAGAACGCCGTGATGTCGCATTCAATCCT GAAATTCGAGTCGGAGTTCAACGCGGAGCTCCAGAGCCTCGTTCCTACGCTGAGCAAGAGCTCACAGGCCGAACCGTACCTGACCCATCTCGCGCAGTGCATTCTCGGCGTCGGAATCGACCAGTGA
- the LOC123045942 gene encoding gamma-tubulin complex component 2 isoform X1, protein MDPAPATPRWNLERPYLTGRFHQVSPSSSQQYPTRPSSIATPASHPSLVPWQEAKVSAPSQAPGSKSFSLDSFSRGAGGGAGSVLGSYAVSVQELLVIDDLLSALVGIEGRYISIKRVRGKEGYVVFQIDSSMDLALQELTRRIFPLCEDFVLASQFVESRSHFKNGLVNHALAAALRAFLLDYQAMVAQLEHQFRLGRLSVQGLWFFCQRMMSSLNALAVLIEKAMSNNTSGSATLNLLHSQAKAMAGDSAVRSLLEKMTDCASAAYLRMLERWVYEGVIDDPYGEFFIAENKSLQKESLTQDYDAKYWQQRYSLKDGIPSFLNNVAATILTTGKYLNVMRECGHNVQVSLSENSKLTSFGSNHQYLECIKSAYDFASGELLTLVKDKYDLIGKLRSLKRYLLLDQGDFLVHFMDIAREELTKKPEDISVEKLQSLVDIALRSTAAASDPSHEDLTCCVERSSLLKKLTTLKDLDCAYSSDKLAAADVDQPMTLNITGLETFCLGYKIPWPLSLVISRKALTKYQLIFRLLFHCKHVSRQLCQAWQIQQGFRSVKILGTPILRSSILCRSMLKFVNSFLHYLTFEVLEPNWHSMHGRLQTARSIDEVIQIHDFFLQKCLKECLLLLPELLMKVEKLKALCLQYATSIQLLIPSIEVAAPESKSKSLSSRARAKRSQDRDEQLKLASENAVMSHSILKFESEFNAELQSLVPTLSKSSQAEPYLTHLAQCILGVGIDQ, encoded by the exons ATGGATCCCGCTCCGGCGACCCCTCGCTGGAACCTGGAGCGCCCCTACCTCACCGGACGCTTCCACCAGGTAAGCCCTTCCTCTTCCCAGCAATACCCAACCCGCCCCTCCAGTATTGCTACGCCGGCCTCACATCCTTCGCTCGTGCCCTGGCAGGAGGCGAAGGTGTCCGCGCCGTCGCAGGCGCCCGGATCCAAGTCTTTCTCTCTCGACTCCTTCAG CCGCGGAGCTGGCGGCGGCGCTGGGAGTGTCCTCGGATCGTACGCTGTTTCTGTGCAG GAGCTTTTAGTTATTGATGATTTGCTATCAGCTCTGGTGGGTATTGAGGGAAGATACATTTCAATTAAGAGAGTACGCGGAAAGGAGGGATATGTTGTCTTCCAGATTGATTCTTCAATGGACCTTGCACTCCAG GAGTTGACTCGCCGAATTTTCCCCTTATGTGAAGATTTCGTGCTAGCAAGCCAGTTTGTGGAGTCCAGGTCACATTTCAAAAATGGTTTGGTCAACCATGCTCTAGCGGCAGCTCTAAGGGCATTCCTCCTG gattatcaggcaatggttgcTCAACTGGAGCATCAATTCCGTCTTGGAAGGCTCTCTGTTCAAGGATTATGGTTCTTTTGTCAG CGGATGATGAGTTCATTGAATGCACTGGCTGTTCTAATAGAGAAGGCTATGTCCAATAATACTAGCGGTTCAGCGACACTTAATCTACTTCATAGTCAG GCAAAGGCGATGGCTGGCGATAGTGCTGTTCGGTCATTACTGGAGAAGATGACTGATTGTGCAAGTGCAGCATACCTCAGGATGTTGGAAAG ATGGGTATATGAGGGTGTCATAGATGACCCTTATGGTGAATTCTTCATTGCTGAAAACAAATCTCTGCAGAAG GAGAGTCTCACTCAAGATTATGATGCTAAATATTGGCAGCAACGGTACAGCCTAAAAGATGGCATCCCTAGTTTTCTCAATAATGTTGCTGCCACCATTCTGACAACAGGAAAGTATCTTAATGTTATGAGAGAATGTGGGCACAACGTTCAG GTTTCCCTGTCAGAAAACTCTAAGCTGACAAGCTTTGGTTCAAACCACCAATATCTTGAGTGCATCAAATCTGCTTATGATTTTGCAAGTGGTGAGCTCTTGACTCTAGTGAAAGATAAG TATGATCTCATTGGGAAACTGCGATCATTGAAGCGCTATCTACTTCTTGACCAA GGTGATTTTTTGGTTCATTTTATGGATATTGCCCGAGAGGAGCTTACAAAGAAACCAGAAGATATATCCGTTGAAAAACTTCAG TCTCTTGTTGACATCGCCTTGCGAAGTACAGCAGCTGCTTCCGATCCAAGTCATGAAGATTTGACTTGTTGCGTT GAAAGAAGTTCCCTGCTTAAAAAACTGACAACCCTGAAAGACTTGGACTGTGCGTACTCTTCAGACAAGCTTGCTGCAGCTGATGTTGATCAGCCCATGACATTAAACATAACTGGCTTGGAAACGTTCTGCCTTGGCTACAAG ATTCCATGGCCACTATCTCTTGTAATTTCGAGGAAGGCTTTAACAAAGTATCAATTGATCTTTCGTCTATTGTTTCACTGCAAACATGTTAGTCGCCAATTGTGTCAAGCGTGGCAGATCCAACAA GGTTTCCGGTCTGTCAAGATTCTTGGAACACCAATTCTGCGGTCATCGATTCTTTGTCGCAGCATGCTCAAGTTTGTAAACAGCTTTCTACATTATCTAACTTTTGAG GTTCTTGAACCAAACTGGCATTCAATGCATGGCCGCCTTCAAACTGCAAGGAGCATCGATGAG GTCATCCAGATACACGATTTCTTCCTCCAGAAGTGTCTAAAAGAATGCTTGCTGTTGTTGCCTGAGCTCCTCATG AAAGTTGAGAAGCTGAAAGCATTATGTCTTCAATACGCGACTTCCATCCAGCTCTTGATACCGTCCATCGAGGTGGCTGCTCCTGAGAGCAAATCGAAATCCTTGTCATCGAGAGCAAGAGCCAAGAGATCACAGGACAGAGACGAGCAACTGAAACTAGCATCCGAGAACGCCGTGATGTCGCATTCAATCCT GAAATTCGAGTCGGAGTTCAACGCGGAGCTCCAGAGCCTCGTTCCTACGCTGAGCAAGAGCTCACAGGCCGAACCGTACCTGACCCATCTCGCGCAGTGCATTCTCGGCGTCGGAATCGACCAGTGA